TCCGGGTGCGGGACGCCGGAAGAGGTCCGTGCGGACCTGGTGACGCGACGCGTTCAGCCCCAGCTTGCGGCACGTCGCGCCGAACACCGCGCCCATCTGATCCGCGAAGATCCCCTCACCCCGGCCGCGCACACCCCACCGCGAGTCGTACAGGTTGCCGCCCCGCATCGAGCGGACGCGGTTCAGCACCTTGTCCCTGCGATCCGGGAAATGCGTCTCGAGCCAGCGCTCGAACAGCTCCTTCACCGCGTGCGGCAGCCGCAGCATCACATAGCCCGCGCGCTGCGCGCCGGCGGCGTGCACCGCACGCAGGATGTCCGGCACCTCTTCGTCCGTCAGACCCGGCACGATCGGCGCGACCATGACGCCCACCGGTACACCGGCGGCCGCAAGCTTCTCGATCGCATCCAGCCGACGCGCCGGCGTGGCCGTGCGCGGCTCCATCACCCGCTGCACCTCGTTGCGGAGCGACGTCACCGAGATGTTCACCGTAACCAGCTCGAGCTGCGCCAGCTCGCGCAGCACATCGATGTCGCGCGTGATGAGATGGTTCTTCGTGATGATGCCGACCGGATTGCGGAACTCCAGCAGCACCTCCAGCAGCCGCCGCGTGAGACGGAAGCGGCGCTCCGCGGGCTGGTACGGATCCGTGACTCCGCTCATCACGATGACCTGCGGCGTCCACGACTTCTTCATCAGTTCCGCGCGCAGCAGCTCCGGCGCGTCCGGCTTCACGAAGATCTTCGTCTCGAAATCGAGCCCCACCGACAGGCCGAAGTACTCGTGCGTCGGGCGCGCATA
The sequence above is drawn from the Longimicrobiales bacterium genome and encodes:
- a CDS encoding PA0069 family radical SAM protein, which translates into the protein MFGPDSPPPAPLATLTYRGRGAAHNPANRFEPIEVLPDGDALDALAAEEEDVAPRTVFLRDTTRVVIARNNSPDIGFDASINAYRGCEHGCIYCYARPTHEYFGLSVGLDFETKIFVKPDAPELLRAELMKKSWTPQVIVMSGVTDPYQPAERRFRLTRRLLEVLLEFRNPVGIITKNHLITRDIDVLRELAQLELVTVNISVTSLRNEVQRVMEPRTATPARRLDAIEKLAAAGVPVGVMVAPIVPGLTDEEVPDILRAVHAAGAQRAGYVMLRLPHAVKELFERWLETHFPDRRDKVLNRVRSMRGGNLYDSRWGVRGRGEGIFADQMGAVFGATCRKLGLNASRHQVRTDLFRRPAPGGQGDLFA